In Saccharomyces eubayanus strain FM1318 chromosome XIV, whole genome shotgun sequence, the sequence TCATAAAGCAGTTTTTGCATTCAAGACGGTTGAACAATGTGCATACTGGTGGTTTGGGTGGGTTCACTGTAATTTGTCTGGTTTATTCATTCTTAAATATGCATCCACGGATAAAATCAAACGACATCGATGCCCCGGATAATCTGGGCGTCCTGCTGATTGACTTCTTCGAACTTTACGGTAAGAATTTCGGTTATGATGACGTTGCTATAAGTAACTCCGATGGCTACCCTTCCTATATTCCCAAGTCGCATTGGAAGACTTTAGAACCGTCAAGAGGCAGATTTTCGCTTGCCATTCAAGATCCCGGTGATCCAAATAACAACATCAGTAGAGGGTCCTTTAACATGAAGGATATCAAAAAGGCATTTGCTGGGGCATTTGAATTGCTGGTTAATAAATGCTGGGAGCTAGATTCCGCCACCTTTAAAGATCGTGTAGGAAAAAGCATATTGGGGAACGTAATCAAATACCGTGGACAAAAGAGAGATTTCAAAGACGAAAGAGACTTAGTGGAGAATAAGGCGATTCTCGAAAACGAACGCTACCATAAGAAGCGTACGAGAATAGTTCATGAAGATGTGTTCATAAACGACACAGAAGAATTGCCGGTAGAAGACATCTACAAACTTGATGAGCCTCTTAAAAAGAAGCGGAAGGGGAAAAAGGACAAGAAAGAACGAAAGACACTAGAAGGAACTCTACCCCCTCCCGCTTCTGAGGTAGCAGTAAAGAAGAGCAAACGACAACACCAGCAGAAGACAGTGAACCCCAGTCCAAAACCACATCATGACAATCCCACCATAGATGCCTTGATGGGACTTTCTGACAATGAAGAAGGGTCTGACCAAGATCGAAGAGAAAACGGCATTCAACCGGGGCAAGACGAGAAGCAGCCGTTGAAAACGCAGACTGTGGACGCGCAAACCAGAAGAGACTACTGGCTCTCCAAGGGTCAGGCTCTCTAATACGACATATAGACCCTGATATATCATTTCTACATAAGCACATCTTTAATAGCTTAACTATAGAAACAATAAGCAAGAGAACACCCAACGCGTGGCCAATTTCCTCTTTGGGAGATATGGGGCCACCAAAAGCAGAAAGTTTCCCAATCAGGAAATTATCCCGAGCCGGTAAGATgacgaaatttttcatctttgacATGATAGAGAAGTAGTTTAGAACGTGCAGGCAGGCCTGATTTGAGACAcatgtttcaaaagaaatccTTTAGCGTGGGTGTAACACATGTATTAGTGTAGGTATCCGTTTGCTTCTACTGCTGACAAAAACAAGACCTCAAGCCTCCAGCCCGATCGAAAATTTGGGCTACTAATAAAATTATTGCTATTTTTCCTGCTGATTTGCTTTGGATTATTGAAACgaaattaaaagaaaagatcaaacaTCAAACATCAAACATCAAACGGACAGTGCATAATGTCTCTCTCAGCTGCAGCTAATAAGATATCCGATAACGATTTCCAGAATATTGGGCCGGCCCCTATGCCCCCCAATGCAAATGGACAAGGCCGTACCGGTTACAACCAAACGCAACCTATAACCAAGCTCATGAGCCAACTGGACTTGACTTCAGCGTCCCATTTGAGTGCGAAttccttgaagaagaagagcgGATGGGTGTCTTACAAAGACGACGGTTTACTTTCATTCATATGGCAAAAGAGATACTTAGTTCTACATGATTCATATGTCGCGCTTTACAAGAATGATAAGCAAAACGATGATGCGATTTTACAGATACCACTAACAAGCATTATAAGCGTAAGCAGGACACAGCTGAAACAGTATTGTTTCGAGTTGATACGTTGCAGCGACCGAAACTCTGTTTCATCAGGATCCTCGTCCTCTGTGAATGTATCGTCTGAGAATAATTCGAAAAAGTCCATCTATATCGCTACAAAGACAGAAAATGATTTGCATACTTGGTTAGACGCTATCTTCGCCAAATGTCCATTATTGAGTGGTGTCTCTTCCCCCACTAACTTCACGCATAAAGTACATGTTGGTTTTGATCCGGAAACTGGGAGTTTCGTTGGCATGCCCACTAATTGGGAAAAACTACTGAAGCATTCTAGGATTACCGGAGAAGATTGGAACAACAACTCTGCGGCGGTCATACAGGTATTACAATTCTATCAAGAGTATAATGGAGCTGGCAACCCCACAAATCCTTTGGAAAAATCTCAAAGTAGTGAGGCAGCCTCTTCTCAAAAATCTTTACCAAGCAgttataatgaaaacaagcATTCAGTGAATTCAAAAGCTTCCTCTGGTGGCTCCTCGGGGTTGACATCACAGAGACAAGCTTCGCAACCACCAAATACGAAACCACATGTATCTTCAGGAAATGGTTCACTGCCACCGATAAACACAAAAGTACTTAATAATCAATCAAATATACCCAGACACTTACAAAATGTCCCTAGCCAACAGTACAATAAGATGAGAAATGCACATTCCCCAACCAATGGTCAGTTTCCTAGAGGACCTATGCATTCTAACCATTCACAACGATCTTtgcagcaacaacagcaccaacagcaccaacaacaccatcaacaacaacaacaacaacaacaacaatatcagcagcagcaacaataTCCTTACCACCAACAGGTACCTTCTCCATCTCCGTCTCCATCTCCATCTCCATTAAATCCGTATAGGCCACATCACAACATGATAAATCCATACTCCAAGCAATCCCTATCACCTTTAGGTGCACAGCCATCTAACGCAAACCAAAAACAAGGTACACCGAATTACGCTCAAAATCCAAGCCCCACTGGTCCACAATTTCAACCTCAGCGAACTGCACCAAAGCCACCAGTCTCGGCCCCAAGAGCTCCATACCCACCAAAACAAAGTGCAGTGGCTGCTGGTGCTGCCATGCAACATGTTGCAGCTAAGAACGATCAGCCGGTTCTACAGTCGATGAGGCAGGCTCCAAAGAGACCAGATACAGATGACAAACAAGCGACCGGCGTCACCAAGCCCAAGAAGCCAACAAGGCCAACTATGTCAACTGCAGAAATCATGAGCAAGTTGAAAAGTGTTACCGTCAATGCAGATCCATCCATCTGTTTTAAAGTGATTGAGAAGGCTGGTCAAGGTGCAAGTGGTTCCGTTTATCTGGCTGAGAGAACATATATACCAATCGAAAGTAACATGAGCGAACTTATGAATAACGAGATTGATGAACCCCAAGTTGGAGATAAAGTTGCCATCAAACAAATGATTCTTTCTAAGCAGCCTCGCAAAGAACTCATAGTAAACGAAATTCTAGTCATGAAGGACTCACGCCATGATAATATTGTTAACTTCTTAGAAGCATACTTGAGAACAGACGATGACTTATGGGTAGTAATGGAATTCATGGAGGGTGGATCACTAACagatattattgaaaacagTCCTGCCAACGATACTTCACGCTCACCATTAACAGAGCCTCAAATTGCATATATTGTACGAGAAACTTGCCAAggtttgaaatttttgcaCGATAAGCATATCATCCATAGAGATATTAAATCTGACAACGTCCTGTTGGATACGAAAGCAAGAGTAAAGATTACAGATTTTGGATTCTGCGCTAAATTGACAGataaaagaagcaaaagagCCACTATGGTTGGTACGCCATATTGGATGGCGCCAGAAGTTGTCAAGCAACGTGAGtacgatgaaaaaattgatgtATGGTCTTTGGGGATTATGACTATTGAAATGTTGGAAGGTGAACCACCATACTTGAATGAGGATCCTTTAAAGGCGCTCTATTTAATTGCAACCAATGGCACTCCAAAACTCAAATATCCGGAAACATTATCCTTGGAGATTAAGCGTTTCTTAAGCGTTTGTCTTTGCGTAGACGTTAGATACAGAGCTTCCACCGAAGAGCTTTTACATCAcggttttttcaatctgGCATGTGATCCAAAGGACTTAACAGCATTGTTGGAATGGAAGGAGTGAATCGTGATTCTCCTTTTGAGCATTTTAAACATACCTAATCCTAcatatctttttctttagctATGCATATTAAAAGCataatatataattttttactttaAAAGGTCACATCTCTCCTCCCCTACCGAAACCTTTAGTATAGAGCGCAATGATTAGCCCACTATTGTTAAATGCTGTCAAGAATCCTAGGTGACTTTCAGGATTATCTTGTATGCGACTAGGTTACTAGTTTGGTGAAATCAAGCGAGAGTTCCAAAACTTTATCTTGTAATCCATCCATCTTGTGAGACACCGGAATTGTTCTTAAAATCAATGGGCCTAACCTTTCTAAATTTTCAACCCCAATTTGTTTGTTCGCTAGGGCCGAATCTTTACTTAAAATAACCCTGAATATCTCGCACAATCCATTTAACAAAGTAGTGAGTTCAATCTTGCGCAGTTTTGGTATGGGTGCACGCCCAATCAAGTATTCATCTGATATATATCTCCTGAGAACTAGGGCTATCCTAGCAGAGAGGTAAGGTGCCGTTAActttctcaatttttcGTTTGAGTTTAGCATAAACTTTACCAAATCTTGTAAACATTCTAAAGAACATTTGTACTTGGTCAGAAATGGAGGATTAGTGGTAGATCCAAataagtttgaaaaatcaaacgCAGATAACTTGGATGAAAACTCGGCTAGTGTATCACAACCTCTCATTAGAgcattttctaattcatcaaattcgTACAAAAACGAGCAGTTCCAAACAGCACTAATAAATATGTCTAACTGCCTTTCACTGAAAAGctcaatgattttattgCCTAACAAGATCTCCCGATATTTAGAGTAttcattcaaatcatcTATCTCAGTTTGGTTATCAATTTCTGGGTTAATTCTTTGTAATGTAGTGGTGATTACATTTATGAATAAATCACAAAAGTTATCCTTAAGTTGATTCCCCGCATCTCCTTGGagtgatttgaaaattttgctCGATAAATCACTGAAGCAATTGGAAGCAAGAACCCATATAggaatttcatcattagcTGACCCTGCAATGAGAGACTTCCGTTTGATGATTTCAGTCAAGTTTTTCAGTATTCTTAAAACGTGCTTTGCTTTCAATGTTGATACATCAAACTGATCTATCTTTGCTACTTTAGCTCTTAAGTTTGTGCATGCCATATAACTGATTGCCTCAAAAGTAGGTAGTCTATTAAGTGACGATTTGGGCAATTTTGGTCCAAGTTTGTTCGCTATTTTTTCCCTTGTATCAAAAGCTAATACTGATATCGTACTTAATTGCAGAAGAATCAAAATTTCGgtatctttgaaatctttggTCGCAAAGATGTCAAGACCAGACAATATGGCCTTTTGCATAGAAGAGGGCTTCGTTTTATCTTGGACGAACTCAGGCAAAAGAGGATATTTTATAGCAGAATTAAACAGAAGCAGTACTTTTTCCACAAATTCATCCGTCATTGCATCATATTCGAAAACTAATTTGTAGAGGGAGGGAAACCCAGTGATTAGTTCGTATATGCAATCGTATTCGGTTTTGTTGGAAGCACTGATTGAGAGGTCGCTATACGTGATGTCATACTCGGTGAATATCTCGCAACAGTCCTTTAAGATACCAGGTGGAACATTGTTAATATTTaagatttctttcaatAGTGTTTGGTAATTTAGTATAACGGCATTCTTGGTATTATTCGAAGTTGATAGCAACAGtcttttcataaaatttAACAATACAGACCATTCCATAGAACAGGTAGGGTTGTTTTTAAAATCTTTAAAGTGTTCTGGGTAAAGTTTTATTAAGCCCTGCAGCGTTATATTAATGAAGtctgtttcattttcaagTTCTTCATTTGACCATTCTTTAGTGAGTAATGGCTCAATAACTTCCAAAAAGATAAGATCCCACGGGGGGAAACAAACAGAATGAGAGTCAAtaattctgaaaaaagtCTGAACAGCACCGTTTTTAACTTCTATTCTATCATCGTTGGTACAGTTGACCAAATTCTTCAGAAGGTATATCCATAGTCCGTCATAAAGCTCCCAATTATGCGACGAATCAGACGTAATGATTTCAATTAGTTTTTGATTAGTGAtcttttcagaaaattttttacgTTTTTCGTCATCTAAATCCAACGTATCGGGACTGAAACGGACTCTAAGATAGTCTCCAACTAGCCAGAATTGACTAAtggaagagaaagaaatatttagATTCCTCTTCTGAGTTACAAAATTGACAAGTGTGTCAATAACACACTTGATAACGTTCATTGGCAAACTTTGTAAAAAATCGTCAGAAATTAGTTTGAAAACATCGTAAGATACCTGTATCATGTTCTTGTGTTTCTGAACGATACCTTCAAACAAAGATGAATCGTCTATGTCCTCATTCATGGATAGGTTTGTGTCTTCGACTGTCCACTCGAAGGGTGAATTGATaatgttgaaaatatttgtcCATGAGTTCATCAGCAACTCACCGAACTCgtttaaaatttctttcaaagtcaATAGCAgttggaaaagaatatcAGATTCCACATTGATTGTTCCGTTATATATTTCTTGCCTACCTACATCCAATTGTTTGATCGAGTTTATTGTTTCCATCAAACTATCGATAATTAGGTTTTCTAAGGTACCGAATTGCTGGACCTTATCCTCTTGATCATCAGAGTTGCCAACCTCGTTAGTAGCctttttaataatttctGTGAATACTCTCACGCTGTACAAGCGTAATGAATCATTATCCATCTCACGATTTGATATTAGTTTGATCATATAGTTAGAAAGTAAATTCCAAAGCTCCTTTCCGTTTTTTCCTGCAAGGAATTTCTTACAGTTGTAAGTCGCTAGTTCACCGATTTTGTTGACAAAAAAAGCCTTGTTATAAATGCATGGCATAATTTCATTCCCAGCATCTAATGGATGATAACCAATATCGTTGTCCAAGTTAAGGTTAGTTTGTTCTAAAGTTAGggtattttttgaatccaaAATTAATCTCGTTAATACCAACTGAAATgttgaacaagaataatTGCTTGTACTTtcgaaaaattttgttAGAGAACTTTCAATTGATGTGACATCCGATTTACTTAGTACTGGAGGTGGTGGAATATCTTCAGAGTAAAAGCTTTCTTTAAAATCAGCAGATGGGCCATATATGTAGTACGATATCCATTGCCAGGTTAAGAAAGTGTATTTCCAGCTTTCTGAATCAAAAACGGGACCTAATGATACCGATAACGATACCAAAGCTCTGAGTAAACTAACTTGCCTTGGACTGATGTTTCTAGGGTGCAATTGCCTTTTCGTTTCCTTGTCTTTGGAAGAATCTCCAATTTCTTTCGTTAAATCTTTTGTCGTCGgagaagaaattgtttcACCAGGATTATTCAAGACCCTTGACCCGGATATTTCTCTTACCTGTTGACTTTTTACTAGCCTGCTCATATCATTAGAAGGGACCCGATTTGACGATATTACATTATTTACTATTAAAATCGAAAACAACTTCATACACTTTCTAAGTTTTTCCTCGAGTGACAAAACACCGGCACTATGAGctaatttttggaaagctcTTACCACCGAATGGAAAATAGATGTCTCTAAAGAAGTCGAATATAGAAATAACTTGTTGATCTCATAGAGTCCAGAAAATAGGCCGCTATAAACCTTTACTATGGTCGAgtcattttctaattctcCGTTGTGTTGTTTGTCCcccattttcttctcaagAGGAGAGCTGTCCAGAGCAGAATTGCTCAAGCCTTCACACAAATTGTTACAGATTCCGAGAATTAGCGATATAATGTAGGTAATGTTGATGGACGGAGCGTTAGACTTGTCCAAAAGATGCATAAATCTTGTTTTGACCATTGAATTCTCAGTGGTTATCAGGGGAGAATCCATCTTTTGAACGATTGATGATGAACCTAAGAAAGTAATATACTCTGGAGAGTTCAGTAGGCCAATGCACTCTTTTAAAAGGTATTTGAAAACGTGCTTCTTATCTGAGTAATTGTCATAGTCCATATAGAGAGTATTAACAATCTCAGTATCTTGAGAcaaatctttaaaaagTTCCAATGATAGGACTCTCTGCCAAGCAGATAAGTTCGATTCGACGGAGATACCATGAATCAGTAACGACAAAATGACTTCTAATTCTAATTCGAGTGTACTTAGGTATTCCTTTCTTATCAATAACTTCAAGCAACGGCAACTCCTCACAGCGGTGGAAAAATGTTTGGAAGATGATATGCAACGTAGCAGCAAGGGAATGGCCTTCACCCTTAGTAAATACTGTAAATCTCCGCATTCTAAAAGATTCTTCTGACTATTCTTTAATATGGACTCAAGGATTTCTAATCCGTAGTCTATTGGGATGTCTCCGATATCCAATAAGATATCCCCATCATTACTGGGTCCGCTTATACTTACCTCGTTCAGGGAACAAATATTATTAAACAGTTTGTTAGCATCGTATCTATAAACGTTAACTTTGGTTGTTTCATTGTTACTTATCAGGACTTCGAACTGCTTATCGTCAACAACAGATTCAATGGAAAGTCtatcaaatatttcatcaatgaGTTGTTGTAAAGTTGCACTTGCAGTACCTACCACTACGGGTGCTTTATTGGGTACGTGTAGCAGATTTGAGCAGCACAGCAGCAATTTCTTACAAAGCGGACCATAGATAAACTTTCCGTAcgtcttgaaaaaaattggcaCCACTTGTAAGACTTTTAATTGAATTTCCATGGCAAGATGGGTGGCCTCTATAAAAGCATCCAGGATTTCAGACAGCCGGCTCCTGGGAATAGATGGGACGGTTGACAGTCCTTGCAAGCATTGCATAGCCAGTGTCGTCATCTTGGCATTTCTCGACTGGCACGCCAGTATGAAAGGCAGCACAAAATCTGGATGCCTTTCTAACTCATCAAAATTATGTACCCTCTTTAGGATCTCGACGGATTTATCACTAGCATGGCGAATGGCCGAATTCCTTCTTTTCGATTCGGACGATAGTGAACGCAATTCTGCTTCGAGTTGCTTTTGCATGGAGGTAAATCCCCCAGTGTTCATAGTCATATGTTGGTATACAGCGAACTCAATTAGCCTATTCTCTCTGAAACTACTTGTATAAATCAAAGTCTGCAAGCCTTATTCAACTGGGCTTGGTCACCTTAATTATTTACACGGACGATTTGAAGGTCATCCACGACGATTAGACGGCTTTATTAAAAAGTGAAATTATACAGATTTTGTAATGACTATATAATGATTAGGATCAGGAGCTTTTGAAACGACTCGGATCCTAGCTCTGAGAAATTATTTGTGGACTGCTAGAGCTATATCGTGGATATCAGTTTAGTGTTTCCTTTTGTGTAGAGGTTTTCTGAAGCTTAGGAACATTTTGAGTGGAGTAGCGCAGGGATACTAAGATTAAGTCGCACGTTGCATTATGGAATATCATGCACTTCGAAGGTTGGTTTTGTATTACCCCACAGTCATTCGGTGTGGCCCACTTAGGCATAATATGACAAGGGTGAGCTGTAGGAATATTTCTAGTAAGGGTGGCGGACGAGATGAGAAGGGAGATTGTAGTGAAGACAATGATACCTCTAAGGATTTGGGGAGAGTGCCATCAAAGTTAAAACGGACGTATAATGGTGGCAAAGTTGCTGAAGAGGCCGATGTTCATGCTAATCCGTTATCGCGGCAAGGGAAGCAATTACTAGATACCCTAAGTTCCGCCAGGCCGAAGATGACTACCGGTTCTAATTTGCATTTGCTGGTTCCCAAAGTTGCCTCTACTGACCATATTCCCAAAAGAGAGGTGAATACAGAGGGCCTGTTTGCCGGCTATCGACCCTTGTTTTTAGGAAATTCAAGCTTCCCCTCCGATGTAAGAAAGGGCAAAAACTTCCATGATTTGGACGAAGTTCTTCCCAATATTCAGTTGATTGATGGTTCTGAGAAGGATGGGAAACTTAACGTTCAGGAAATCATTGAAGATTTACAAAGAACTAGCCTGAGAGAGAGCATTAGTAATATGGAACAGCCCTCATTGTCACATAAACGGAGGCCTGTGATACCGTGGGATGCATCCATAAGTGGGATGGTCTACAATGACATGCCTTTTAAACATGTGCCCAAAAATGTTGTCTCGAAACTGAAGCCATTCAAACTCGTACGTGTTGAAAGAAAGCCAAATTCAAGGAATGGCAAAAAACCGAGTATGATAAAACTTCAGTTCCACAATCGAAGAATCAACGATACGCTGGAGTTTGTGAATTTGTACCAGAATAAGACTCGCTTGCATGAATCGTTTTACAATGCGAAAACATATCAAGAATCCAAATATTCGAATACAAACACAAACAGAAGACAAAAACTGTTGAAAGCCAGAAGCGATTTTGAACATAAACTAAAGAACTATGCGTATAAACAcacttttatcaaaaatgaCCAGGAACTATTTCGTAATGAGCTGACCAAGTTGAACAGGGTACTCGCAAGAGAATTTAAAAAACTAACAAAGCTATCCATACATAACGAATTCAAAAGAGAGCATTTACCCTTGGCCGTTTACGTGAGCAAATCTAACGGTACCAAAAAGCTATTTCAAAGATCTTTGAGAATGAAAATCATGGACCATATATATCCAGTTTACACGACAATACTATCTTCCCTGACACATTCAAAAGACTTGAAGAGAttcgaaaacaaaattaaagagTCAATTGAGAAGATTGTAACGCGCTTGTCAGATGAGATCCCGTCCACATACTTCTTTCAAGATGGAGTGGATTGTATCATTCAACCCAGCCCCATTcataatttcaaaagaatgCATTGGTTAAGATACACCAAGAGACATAACACATTCTGGGGGAGGAGTATAAATAAAGACGTTCAAGTGAGTTTCAATGACAAATATGTTGTTACAAGGAGTGGCGTTAGATATACGCGGTATCCTACTAATTTGAATACACAACTACTGGAAACTgcatttgaagaatgggATTATTATGAATGATTGGTTCTgcttttgattttgcttTAAGCATCTAAACGCATATTCACAATTCATGTAAATATTATGCATATATGTCTTGAACATACTTTggaatatataaatatgtaGTTGGGTAAAAGATTTCCTATTCTTTCCTTCAACAATGGCTAGTACCGTTACTGGTCAAAGTTGTAGAGTTGCCGTCATTATCTTGGTTGTCGTCTTCatcctcgtcttcatcctcgtcttcgtcttcgtcttcgtcttcgtaGTCTTGGTCTGAATTGAAAACCACTTCTTTTGTCGAGTAAATGTATACACCAGGTCTGTCCAGCCCTAACCGTTTTCTTACCATCGCCTTTCGCCGTTTGGTGTCCTCATTTTTTGAGCTActgctgttattgttgtgACCTACACTTTTCTGGACAATTTGGTCtgtaaaatataaaatctTGTCGCGAGCACTactcaatttcttgaatgcCAGTTCCTTATAGGTTCCTTTATCGTTAAAATGTATTTGGTCGATACTCCTACCTTCGGATACCTGATCCTCTGGGTCATAGCGAGATATGGTTTGCAAATCGCATATCTCAGAACTATTCGATGTGTCATTTCTATTTAATGTTTCATGAGATTCTCTTCTCGTTAATGCGTTTTGAACCCTCAAGGCATATTTTGCAAATCTATAATCTTGCTGTTcctcttcaaaaatgggCCTCCCCAAGATGCTTTGcgcttcttctttcctttccAAAACGTTCAACCTATCCAACCATTCCCAGGTTATCACTGTTGAAGTGACATAACACGTAGTGTTGAACACGTCGCCCAAATCGGATATCCATAAGTTTGCTACATCAGCAAGAAAGAACCCTGGCAATAAAAGCAACACGATGAATGTCAATAACGTAAGCAGCCCCATTTGATTAAGTTTAAACCataactttttcttctgccAAATATGGTAGATGACGATTGATGCGTATGACGTCGCAATAGCTATGCGGAATAGATAAACAAAGGGTCGCAGAATTTgccagttttttttatgtcCTTTCACATGGTTGGAAAACGGCGGAATCACCCATAAAATATTTGCAGTCATTACTAGGACCACgccaacaaaaaaaataattctcTTTTCCTGAGCTCTTTGGAATAACCTAATGACTATACCAACCTGACAAAATTGGAACATTAAAGTAGCAAAAAAATCCAGAACAACGAATGTCATATCGTCTGAGAATAAATGAATAATGGAATGAGCCCGAACAATGCCGTATTGGTTATGctcattttctaatttaCGCAGTACTTTGACGATAAAGATTGTCAAGTTTAGCGAGGCTATGAACGAGGCAATCCTTAATAATTGTAAGATTCTCTTATAAGCACGTCCACTGATATTGATACAGCAAATCACAGTAAGAAACACAGTAATGACAAAGTTGGACGTTATGCACAAAATCACGGCATAAATTGCGTACTGAGAAGAACCGCCAACATAATCACCTACTTGGATGAAAGTTTGCCAATCTTTAATCACTTCATCAAGGTACCGATAGGGGGATGTGGTTTTCAATGCCGTAGATATGTAAACGGGGACAGTTTCACAACAATAACTTCGGAATGTTATATCATC encodes:
- the MRX6 gene encoding Mrx6p — encoded protein: MEYHALRRLVLYYPTVIRCGPLRHNMTRVSCRNISSKGGGRDEKGDCSEDNDTSKDLGRVPSKLKRTYNGGKVAEEADVHANPLSRQGKQLLDTLSSARPKMTTGSNLHLLVPKVASTDHIPKREVNTEGLFAGYRPLFLGNSSFPSDVRKGKNFHDLDEVLPNIQLIDGSEKDGKLNVQEIIEDLQRTSLRESISNMEQPSLSHKRRPVIPWDASISGMVYNDMPFKHVPKNVVSKLKPFKLVRVERKPNSRNGKKPSMIKLQFHNRRINDTLEFVNLYQNKTRLHESFYNAKTYQESKYSNTNTNRRQKLLKARSDFEHKLKNYAYKHTFIKNDQELFRNELTKLNRVLAREFKKLTKLSIHNEFKREHLPLAVYVSKSNGTKKLFQRSLRMKIMDHIYPVYTTILSSLTHSKDLKRFENKIKESIEKIVTRLSDEIPSTYFFQDGVDCIIQPSPIHNFKRMHWLRYTKRHNTFWGRSINKDVQVSFNDKYVVTRSGVRYTRYPTNLNTQLLETAFEEWDYYE
- the RIM21 gene encoding Rim21p, with product MASLVSNNLWRHGSEGSNTYGSCHPMKLGSGVLVELPFFGDSALFADDITFRSYCCETVPVYISTALKTTSPYRYLDEVIKDWQTFIQVGDYVGGSSQYAIYAVILCITSNFVITVFLTVICCINISGRAYKRILQLLRIASFIASLNLTIFIVKVLRKLENEHNQYGIVRAHSIIHLFSDDMTFVVLDFFATLMFQFCQVGIVIRLFQRAQEKRIIFFVGVVLVMTANILWVIPPFSNHVKGHKKNWQILRPFVYLFRIAIATSYASIVIYHIWQKKKLWFKLNQMGLLTLLTFIVLLLLPGFFLADVANLWISDLGDVFNTTCYVTSTVITWEWLDRLNVLERKEEAQSILGRPIFEEEQQDYRFAKYALRVQNALTRRESHETLNRNDTSNSSEICDLQTISRYDPEDQVSEGRSIDQIHFNDKGTYKELAFKKLSSARDKILYFTDQIVQKSVGHNNNSSSSKNEDTKRRKAMVRKRLGLDRPGVYIYSTKEVVFNSDQDYEDEDEDEDEDEDEDEDDNQDNDGNSTTLTSNGTSHC